The genomic region GGGCAGCTCCGACGGTCTGCCGCCGGAGGCTCAGGCGCTGGTCGGCGGTGGCTGGGAGAACCCGCGTTTCGCCGAGGCCGCCGCGCGCTCGAAGCGCCGCGCGCAGGGTGGCGCCGAGGTGTGGACCGACCCGCGCGAGTCCGGCGACCTGCCGGACATCTACCTGACCATGGGGCAGACCGCCGAAAACCTGGCCCAGGTGTACGACGTGAGCCGCGCCGACATGGACGAGTTCGGCGTACGCAGCCAGAACCTCGCCGAGAAGGCCATCGCCGACGGCTTCTGGGCCCGGGAGATCACCCCGGTCACCACTCCGGACGGCACCGTGGTGAGCACCGACGACGGCCCTCGGGCGGGCGTCACCTTGGACGCGGTGTCCGGGCTGAAGCCGGTGTTCCGTCCCGACGGCCGGATCACCGCCGGCAACTGCTGCCCACTGAACGACGGCGCGGCAGCAGTTGTGGTGATGAGCGCCCAGCGGGCCGAGGAACTCGGGCTGACGCCACTGGCCCGGATCGTCTCGACAGGCGTCACCGCCCTGTCGCCGGAGATCATGGGTCTCGGCCCGGTCGAGGCGTCCCGGCAGGCGCTCAAGCGAGCCGGCATGACGATCGACGACGTCGACCTCGTGGAGATCAACGAGGCGTTCGCCGCCCAGGTCATCCCCTCCTACCGGCAGCTCGGCATCCCGGAGGAGAAGCTGAACGTGATGGGCGGCGCGATCGCCGTGGGCCACCCGTTCGGCATGACCGGCGCCCGGATCACCGGCACCCTGCTCAACGCGCTGGAGTGGCACGACAAGACCATCGGCCTGGAGACGATGTGCGTCGGCGGCGGCCAGGGCATGGCAATGGTCCTCGAACGGCTGAACTGACCTCAGAGCGCGCTGCGGGTCGCCGTCACTTCGGCGGCGGCCCGCGCCAGCGTTCCGGCATCGGCTCCGGCGGCCAGCAGGTCCGCTGTCACCACCCGCACCTGGTCGGGCAGCGCCAGGTCGTTGTCCAGCCGAGGGACGGTGCGGCGGGGTCCGCCCTCGGCGTCGGCGGCAAGGTTGGCGATCTCCTGCACCAGGCGGTGGACCAGGTCGGCGCGGGACATGTTGCCGGTCGTTGCGGCCGCCGCCCAACGAGGCTGCTGCCAGTGCCCGATCTGACCGACAAGCAGTCGTACGGCCTGCTCCAACTCCACTGCGCTCATCGCCGCCGAGTCTACGGCCGGCGTCGGCCCCGCCACCCCGGCCCGGTCAACGGCGCAGGTAGCTGAGCAACCGCAGCAACTGCCAGTAGAGGAAGACCAGGCCGGTGAGCAGACCGAACGCACTCAGCCACGCGTACCGGCGGGGTCGACCGTCGCGCACCGAACGCTCGACGAGGTCGAAGTCGAGGATGAAGCTGAACGCGCCCGCGATGATCGCCACCACCGAGAAGGCGTACGGCAGCCAGCCGACCTCGCCGCTGACGCTGTAGACAGCCAACCCCTGCCGTCCAGAGATCAGGTACGACACCAGGTTGACCACGCTGAGCACCGCGATGCCGAGCAGCGTGCCGATCACCAGGCGGGCCAGTCGGGGCGTCGCCCGGATCACCCGGGCCCGGTACAACGCCGCCATACCGAAGAAGACGCCGAACGTGCCGGCCACCGCCTGCACCACGATGCCCGGATAGACCTGCTCGAACGTCCGGCTGGCCACCCCCAGCAGCAGCCCCTGCAGCAGCGCGTAGCCGGCGATCGGCACCGGGTTGGTGATCGCCCGCAACGAGATGACCAGGACCAGGGCGATCGAGGCCAGCGCGCTGCCCGCCAGCGCCGCGCCCAGCCAGGCCGCCTCCGGCACCACCACCCAGGACACGGCCGCGGCCACGCCGGTGAGCAGGAGCAACCCGACGGTACGGACCACGACGTCGTCGACGGTCATCGGCTCGACATCCTGGGAGCCGAGCACCCGGCTCTCCAACCGGCCGGTCTCGTCCAGCCGGTTGAGCACCGGATTGTTGCTGCGCACCGTCGCCTCCCTCACCCGCGTACCCCCCGCAGTCACTCTGCCCCGGGCGGCCCGGCGGCGACGGCGAAACGGCGCGGACGACGGCGCCCGCCCCCACGGAAGCGGAGGCGGGCGCCGATCGGCAGAGCGGACGAGGTCAGTCGTCGCCCTGGAAGTAGCTCAGCAGGCGCAGGATCTCGATGTAGAGCCAGACCAGGCTGACCAGGATGCCGAACGCGGCCACCCAGGAGTAGCGCTGGGGCAGGCCCATCCGGACGCCGTCCTCGACCTCCTTGAAGCTGAGCACGAAGCTCAGCGAGGCGACCACGATGCAGACCAGGCTGAAGCCGATGGCAAGCGGGCTGCCGTCCCGCAGGCCGGTGTTGACGCCGAACAGCGCCAGCACCAGGTTGATCATCATGACGGCGAAGAGGCCGACCATGACCGCGATCATGCCCTTGACGAAGGCCGGGGTGGCCCTGATGACCTTCGCCCGGTAGAGCATCGCCATCAGGAAGAAGATGCCGAAGCTGGCCACCGCCGCCTGGAGCACGATGCCGTCGTAGCGCGTCTCGAACGCCTTGCTGACCATGCCGACGAAGACGCCCTCGACGACCGCGTACGCGATGACGAGCGCCGGGTTGGCCATCCGGGAGAACGAGATGATCAGACCGAGGGCCAGGCCGACAACTGCCGCGCCGATCCAGGCGACCCCGACCAGCGAGTCGGGCACGAGAACCCAGGCGGCCGCGGCGGTGATGCCGAGGATGCCGAGCAGGGCGACCGTCTTGACGACGACGTCGTCGACGGTCATGGGGGCCACGGTGGGCGGTGCGACCGGGTAACCGGCCTGGGACGGGTACTGCTGGGGAATGCCGGGCTGTCCGTACGGCCCGGCCGGGGCGTACCCGGCGGCGCGCTCCCGCTCGGCCGCTTGGCCGAGCCGGGCGAGCACCGGGTTCGAGGTCTTCACTGTCTGGCCTCCCTCAGGGGGTCGTTTGCACGTGAACGTGCCCTCCAAGAGTAAACTGCCCGACCCACTCCTGGTGATCACGGATGGGAATGCGGGCCGGTCGCGGTTGGTGCCCGGGGCGGGGGTCGAACCCGCACGCCTTGCGGCAGCCGCTTTTAAGGCGGCCGTGTCTGCCTTTCCACCACCCGGGCGGGTGGCACCGGCGCGTCGACACGCGCGAGTGCAATGTCACCGTAGCCGGTCGTCAACAACCCGGCGTACCCCGACGGGCGTGCCACATTAGGGTCGATTCCGTGAGCAGCGCAGCCCCCACGGCCCCCGACGCCGCCCCTGACCAGGCCGTCCGCCTCGCCGATCAGGTCAACCGCCGAACCCGGGCCGTCCGGCTGCTGGCTGCCGTCCGCCGCCACCGGGCAGATCTGCTCGTCGCACTGCTCTGGGTCGTGCTGGCCGGCTGGTTGACCCACGGGCTGTGGCCCGACCCGGGCGGCCGGACGCTGGCGCTCAACCCGGAGGACCAGGCCCTCTACGAGTGGTTCCTGGCCGTCGACGCGAGAGCGCTGCTCGGCGACTTCAGCCTGCTCACCGACAGGCTCAACGCACCCGACGGCGTCAACCTGATGGCCAACACCACTGTCATCGCGCTCGGCATCGTCTGCGCGCCGATCACCCTCCTGCTCGGCGCGCCGGTCACCTTCGCGCTGCTCGCCGCCGCCAACCTGGCCGGCACGGCACTCGCCTGGTACCTGCTGTTCCACCGGACGATGCGTACCCGTCGGCTGGCCGCCGCGCTCGGCGGAGGGCTCTGCGGCTTCGGGCCGGGAATGGTGTCGCAGACGAACAGCCACCTGCACATGACCGCGCAGTGGCTGGTGCCGGTGATCGTCTGGCTGGTGGTCCGCCTGCTGCGGGCCTCCGACCCGGGTCGTACCCCGGCCGGGTCCACGCGTGCTCTGCCCAGCGGGCCGGACCGGCGACGGATGATCAGCTCAGCCGTCGGGCTGGCCGCTGCGGTCACCGCGCAGGTCTTCATCGGTGAGGAGGTGCTCTTCCTGGCCGCCGTCACCCTGCTGGTGATGGCGATCAGCTACGCCGTGGCGGACCGCGACCTTGCCCGTCGTGCGCTGCCCGGCTTCGCCGGAGGTCTGGCGATCGCCGCCGGCCTGGCGCTGATGGTGCTCGGATACCCGCTGTGGTTCCAGTTCGCCGGGCCGCAGGGGGTCGCCGACGGCATGTTCAGCCCCTCCTACTTCTCGGCCGACCTGAGCAGCTGGTGGGCGATCTCCCCGCTGTCGATCGCCGGCAGCGACCAGGCGTCCCGGCTGACCACCGGCCCCGCCGAGTACAACACCTTCCTCGGTTGGCCCCTGCTGCTCGTCACCGCGGCCTGCGCGATCTGGACCGGCCGGCGCCGGCTGGTCTTCACCTGTGTCGTGGCCGGGCTGGTGATGGGCGCGCTCTCGCTCGGCCCGGAGGTGGTGCTCGGCGGCATCCGCACCGCCGTGCCCGGCCCGTACGCCCTGCTGGCCGGGCTGCCGGTGGTGGACGGCGCGCTGCCGATGCGATTCGGCCTGGCGCTGCTCCCGATCGTGGCGACGCTGCTGGTGCTGGCTGTCGACAGGGCCCTGCGCAGCACCGGCCGCGCACGACGACTCGTGCCACTGGCGGTCGCCGCCGCACTGCTGCCGATCTTTCCGACCCCGCTGCCGACAGCGGCACGGCCCGAGGTGCCCGAGTTCATCACCGGCGGGCACTGGAAGCAGTGCGTACGCCCCGGCGGCGTGCTCGTTCCGGTGCCGCTGCCCACACCCAAGGAACCCTGGCCGATGCGCTGGGCGGTCGCCGCGAACGCCGGGTTCGGCATGCCCGAGGGCTTCTTCATCGGCCCGTACGGGAGGGGCGGCACCGCGGCCATGGGCACCTTCAAGCAGCCCACCTCGGCCCTGCTTGCCGACGTCGCCCGGCGCGGTGACCTGCCGGCCATCGGCGACGAACAGCGCCGGCAGGCAGCCCGGGACGCGGACTTCTGGGGTGCCTCCTGCGTGGCGCTGGCCGACGACGCTCCCCACGCCGACAGCCTGCGCGCAACCCTGGAGCAGCTCTACGGCCCCGCCAACCGGATAGCCGACGCGTGGACCTGGCGGGTCTGACGCCGCCGCGCTCAGCCGATGTCAGGCGGGCGTCAAGAAGGGGCCCCTCCTATATCGAAAACGATAAGAAGGGGCCCTTCCTTTCGGCTGGGTCAGACGCGGGGTGCGCCTACCGGCGCGGACGCCTCTACGAACTCCTCGCGCGGATCGTGCAGCTGGCCCAGGGCGACAACCTCACGCTTGAGGAAGAACGCCAGCGACCAGTCCACCACGACCCGGACCTTGCGGTTGAACGACGGGATACGGCTCATGTGGTACGTCCGGTGCATGAACCACGCCGGCCAGCCGGTCATCTTGATGCCGTACACCTGGGCGACGCCCTTGTGCAGGCCGAGGCTGGCCACGCTGCCCGCGTGCTTGTGCTTGTAGTCGACCGGCTCGCGACCCCGCACCACCGCGACGATGTTGTCGGCCATCCGGGCCGCCTGACGCACCGCGTGCTGGGCGCTCGGCGAGCAGAAGTTGCCGGGCTCCTTCGTCAGGTCCGGAACGGCGGCGCAGTCGCCGGCGCTCCACGCACCCTCGACCACCCGGTCGCCGTCGACGACCTGGAGCGTGGGCAGGCAGGTCACCCGCCGCCGCTCGTCGCGCGGGAAGTCGGTCGCGTCAAGCATCGGCGACGGCTTCACACCGGCGGTCCAGACGATCGTGTCGGAGCGGAAGCTGTCACCGTCGGAGAGCTTCACCACCCCGTCGACGCAGGACTCCAGTCGGGTGTCCAGCCGGATGTCCATGTTCCGCTTGAGCAGCTGCTGCACCGTGTACGCGCCCATGTCACGGTCGACCTCGGGCAGCACTCGCTGGGTGGCCTCGACGAGCACCCAGCGCATGTCCTCCGGCTTCAGCTCCGGGTAGTAGCGCAGCGCGTCCCGGGCCATGTCCTCCATCTCGGCGAGCGCCTCGATGCCGGCGTACCCACCGCCGACGAACGTGAAGGTCAGGGCCGACTGGCGAACCTCCGGGTCCGGGGTGACAGCCGCCACGTCCAGCCGGTCCAGCACGTGGTTGCGGAGGTAGATCGCCTCACCGATGGTCTTGAACCCGATGCCGTGCTCGTGCAGGCCGGGAATCGGCAGCGTCCGCGACACCGAACCCGGCGCCACGATCACGTGGTCGTACGCGATCTCCCGGGCCGGGCCCACGATCGGCTGGACGATCGCCACCTTGCGGTCGTGCTCGACACGGGTGACGGTGCCGGCCACCACGGTGCACCGGCGCAACTCGCGTCGCAAAGGCACCACGGCATGCCGCGGGGAGATGTTGCCCGCCGCCGCCTCCGGCAGGAACGGCTGGTAGGTCATGTGGGGCTGAGGGTCCACCACAATGACCTCAGCCTCACGGGAGCTGAGCTTCTTCGACAGTCGCAGGGCCGCGTAGAGACCGACGTGCCCAGCGCCCACCACAAGGATCCGCTTCGGATTCACGTCATCTATCTTTCCCCGGCCAGCTCAGGTAATCCCGCTCGCGCCCCCCTTCTGTGACGGAGCACAAGCCATGTGACCTGCCTAACCCATCTATTTACGCCGCAGCAGCCAACCCAGCAGCCCGACCAGACCCACCGCCACCAGCAGCCCCAACACCGTCACCCACTGATGGCCGGTCTCGCCACCCAGCCCTGCCACCCGCAACAGCAGCACCGCCAGCACGGCAGTACCCAGCAGCACCGCCCCGGCCCGCAGCAACCATCGACTGATCAGGTCAGGATCCACCACCCCGTCGTACGGCAGCAGCGCCGCCAACGCACACAGCGAATGCGACAGGTAAAGCAACGCGGCGACGGCGAGCAGCCGCCACAGCTGGACCGGGCGGCCGTACCCGTCGGTGGCGAGCAACCAGCCACCGACCATGACGAGGGCCGCGAAGGTCGGCCACGGTCGACGCGGACCCACCGCCGGCAGCAACGCGGCCACCGCCAGGAACAGCAACGGCCGACCGCTCAACACCTCGGCGGGAAACGCCAACGCCAACCCGGCCAGCACGGTGGCGAAGATCCCCGCCCGGACCAGGAGCGGAACGGCGCTGACCCGGCCTGCGGCCTGCTGCACCGCCCGAACCCGCCCGGTGACCGCCTCGATCATCCGCACCCACCCCCAACCGCACTGCTCACGCTCACCGGACCGCTTTTCGCTCGCGACTGCGGGGCTCGCAAACCCGGCTCACTCCTCACGCTCACCGGACCGCTTTTCGCTCGCGACTGCGGGGCTCGCAAACCCGGCTCACTCCTCACGCTCACCGGGAACCGACCCGAGGGGCCGTCGCGAGCCGCGCCACGTCCCGCAGCACCTGGTCCAGGCTGCCGGCGCCGGCCCAGCGCACGACGGGCACGCCGTGCTCCCGAAGCTGCCCGATCATGGTCTCCCGATCCAGCCGCCACAACCGGTACGCCACCTCGGCCCACCCCCGGTCCTTCGGCGGTGTCAGATCCGTCGGCAGCGTGTCGACTGCCACCACGAAGCGCCCGGAGCGGGCCAACCGCGCCAGCATCTGCGCCGACCGCTCCTCCAGCAGCGGGGTGAGGACCACCACCAGCGCGTCCGAGGAGAGCATCTGCGGACCGAAAACCAGGTCGTACGGCTCATGCTGGGAGGCTTCGGCGCGGACGTCGAGCAGCCACTCAAGGACTGTCAGGTACTGCCGGCGACCAGCGGCCGGACGCAGCCTGCGGGCTGCGGGCCCGTACTCCAACAGCGAGACCCGGTCACCCCGGTGCAGGTAGTGCTCGGCGATCGCCGCAGTGGCCCGCACAGTGGTGTCCAGCACCGAGGCGGCACCGCCCACCCCGCCGGAACGGCCGGCCTCGGCGAGCACGTCGAGCAGCACCACCACCTCGGCGTCCCGGTCGGAAAGGGTGGCCGCCACATGCAACTGCCGGGCGCGCAGCGAGACCCGCCAGTCGATGCGGCGCAGCCGGTCACCCGGGGCGAAGATCCGCACGCCGGCCAACTCACCGCCCTCACCGGGCCGGCGGGAGTGGTGCGCGCCGACCAGACCGGCGGCCCGGGGCATCGCCTCCACCGCGTCGAACGGCTCGGTACGCGGATAGACACGCACCTCGACCGGCTCGGTGATCACCGCCCGGGAGACCAGCAGCCCACCGGCCGCGGCGACCCGGGCACCCGCCGGACCGACCGGGTGCCGACCCCAGCGCAGGGCCCGACCGGCCAGCTCCAGATCGACCACGGCGGCGACCGGCACCGATGTCACGAACGGGCGGTCGACGGCGGAACGACCCGCACCGCCGGCCGGCTCACCACCGGTCGGCTCACCGGCCGACGGCGCAGCATCGGCGGGTACGGGCCCGGCGAAGCCCGCCCGGGTGATCCGCAGCCACGGCGAGACCCGGGACCGCACCACCATCAGGTCGTAGTCGACAGTGTCCGGGTTGCCGACGCTCACCGTCGCCGCCACCTCGCCACCCTCGACCAGCGGTCCGTCGTCGCCGGTGGTGATCCAGACCTGCGGCAGCGCTGTGGGCCGGCGACGCAGCGCGTACGCGGTGCCCAGCGCGAACGGCGCGGCCAGCACGATCAGGTCGATCCGCCCCAGCAGCACGCCCGCCACCAGCAGCAGCCCGGCGAGCAGCACCGCGCGGGCGAGCGCAGGGGTGGGTGCCCAGCCGGCCGTCGAGTCCGGCTCGGTGGATCGCGGCGCGGTCGGTCCGGTCATCAGTGCCGGAGCCCACCGGCGGCGTAGCTGGGCAGGGCGCCACTGGCCGGGGCGGGCGTCGCCTCCAACACCTCACCGACCACAAAGGCCGGATCGACACGACGCAACCACATCTCCGGCCGCAGGGTGATCCGGTGTGCGAGCGCGGGCGCCGCCACCTCCTTGACGTCCTCCGGCACCACATAGTCGCGGCCACCGAACACCGCGCGCACCCGGGCCAGCAGCAACAGCGCCAGCGAGCCACGCGGCGAGGCGCCGACAAGCACCGACGGGTGCTCCCGGGTGGCCGCCGTCAGGGACACGATGTAGCGGCCGATCGAATCCTCCACCACCACGTCCTCCAGGGCGGCCTGCATCGCCCGCAGGGTGCCCGCGTCGACAACCGGCTTGATATCCGCCTCCTCACGGCGACGGCCCATCCGGCGACGCAGCACCTCCCACTCCTCCTCGTGCTCCGGATAGCCGAACGA from Micromonospora profundi harbors:
- a CDS encoding acetyl-CoA C-acetyltransferase, which encodes MPIESSRDAVIVATARSPIGRAHKGSLRDVRSDDLAATIVQAALDKVPQLDPTTIDDIYLGCGLPGGEQGFNMARVVATLLGLDTVPGATLTRYCASSLQTTRMALHAIRAGEGDVFVSAGVEMVSRYARGSSDGLPPEAQALVGGGWENPRFAEAAARSKRRAQGGAEVWTDPRESGDLPDIYLTMGQTAENLAQVYDVSRADMDEFGVRSQNLAEKAIADGFWAREITPVTTPDGTVVSTDDGPRAGVTLDAVSGLKPVFRPDGRITAGNCCPLNDGAAAVVVMSAQRAEELGLTPLARIVSTGVTALSPEIMGLGPVEASRQALKRAGMTIDDVDLVEINEAFAAQVIPSYRQLGIPEEKLNVMGGAIAVGHPFGMTGARITGTLLNALEWHDKTIGLETMCVGGGQGMAMVLERLN
- a CDS encoding DUF58 domain-containing protein, which encodes MTGPTAPRSTEPDSTAGWAPTPALARAVLLAGLLLVAGVLLGRIDLIVLAAPFALGTAYALRRRPTALPQVWITTGDDGPLVEGGEVAATVSVGNPDTVDYDLMVVRSRVSPWLRITRAGFAGPVPADAAPSAGEPTGGEPAGGAGRSAVDRPFVTSVPVAAVVDLELAGRALRWGRHPVGPAGARVAAAGGLLVSRAVITEPVEVRVYPRTEPFDAVEAMPRAAGLVGAHHSRRPGEGGELAGVRIFAPGDRLRRIDWRVSLRARQLHVAATLSDRDAEVVVLLDVLAEAGRSGGVGGAASVLDTTVRATAAIAEHYLHRGDRVSLLEYGPAARRLRPAAGRRQYLTVLEWLLDVRAEASQHEPYDLVFGPQMLSSDALVVVLTPLLEERSAQMLARLARSGRFVVAVDTLPTDLTPPKDRGWAEVAYRLWRLDRETMIGQLREHGVPVVRWAGAGSLDQVLRDVARLATAPRVGSR
- a CDS encoding LPXTG cell wall anchor domain-containing protein, with translation MEAVTGRVRAVQQAAGRVSAVPLLVRAGIFATVLAGLALAFPAEVLSGRPLLFLAVAALLPAVGPRRPWPTFAALVMVGGWLLATDGYGRPVQLWRLLAVAALLYLSHSLCALAALLPYDGVVDPDLISRWLLRAGAVLLGTAVLAVLLLRVAGLGGETGHQWVTVLGLLVAVGLVGLLGWLLRRK
- a CDS encoding NAD(P)/FAD-dependent oxidoreductase, translating into MNPKRILVVGAGHVGLYAALRLSKKLSSREAEVIVVDPQPHMTYQPFLPEAAAGNISPRHAVVPLRRELRRCTVVAGTVTRVEHDRKVAIVQPIVGPAREIAYDHVIVAPGSVSRTLPIPGLHEHGIGFKTIGEAIYLRNHVLDRLDVAAVTPDPEVRQSALTFTFVGGGYAGIEALAEMEDMARDALRYYPELKPEDMRWVLVEATQRVLPEVDRDMGAYTVQQLLKRNMDIRLDTRLESCVDGVVKLSDGDSFRSDTIVWTAGVKPSPMLDATDFPRDERRRVTCLPTLQVVDGDRVVEGAWSAGDCAAVPDLTKEPGNFCSPSAQHAVRQAARMADNIVAVVRGREPVDYKHKHAGSVASLGLHKGVAQVYGIKMTGWPAWFMHRTYHMSRIPSFNRKVRVVVDWSLAFFLKREVVALGQLHDPREEFVEASAPVGAPRV
- a CDS encoding Bax inhibitor-1/YccA family protein, with translation MKTSNPVLARLGQAAERERAAGYAPAGPYGQPGIPQQYPSQAGYPVAPPTVAPMTVDDVVVKTVALLGILGITAAAAWVLVPDSLVGVAWIGAAVVGLALGLIISFSRMANPALVIAYAVVEGVFVGMVSKAFETRYDGIVLQAAVASFGIFFLMAMLYRAKVIRATPAFVKGMIAVMVGLFAVMMINLVLALFGVNTGLRDGSPLAIGFSLVCIVVASLSFVLSFKEVEDGVRMGLPQRYSWVAAFGILVSLVWLYIEILRLLSYFQGDD
- a CDS encoding Bax inhibitor-1/YccA family protein yields the protein MRSNNPVLNRLDETGRLESRVLGSQDVEPMTVDDVVVRTVGLLLLTGVAAAVSWVVVPEAAWLGAALAGSALASIALVLVISLRAITNPVPIAGYALLQGLLLGVASRTFEQVYPGIVVQAVAGTFGVFFGMAALYRARVIRATPRLARLVIGTLLGIAVLSVVNLVSYLISGRQGLAVYSVSGEVGWLPYAFSVVAIIAGAFSFILDFDLVERSVRDGRPRRYAWLSAFGLLTGLVFLYWQLLRLLSYLRR